In the Hordeum vulgare subsp. vulgare chromosome 7H, MorexV3_pseudomolecules_assembly, whole genome shotgun sequence genome, one interval contains:
- the LOC123407548 gene encoding uncharacterized protein LOC123407548: protein MTPRHTPIQLDSALMDPNPTHNLCLMARVSGVRLHSRLPCRPPLICCLDMHPRFYYSSSLSNVFWPLCNSVTNTNRRTG from the exons ATGACACCACGGCACACTCCTATCCAGCTAGATTCGGCGCTCATGGATCCTAACCCCACCCACAACCTTTGCCtgatggctagggtttcgggtgtCAGGCTCCACAGCAGGTTGCCATGTCGTCCTCCTCTCATCTG TTGTCTAGACATGCACCCCCGATTCTACTACAGCTCATCCCTGTCAAATGTGTTTTGGCCATTGTGCAATTCAGTGACGAACACTAATAGGCGTACAGGCTGA